Proteins encoded in a region of the Coffea eugenioides isolate CCC68of chromosome 4, Ceug_1.0, whole genome shotgun sequence genome:
- the LOC113769578 gene encoding probable methyltransferase PMT2 yields the protein MVTKGNPGDNRNKSSVSTFIVAGLCCVFFLLGAWQRSGSGKGDNIAYEITKNAKACSILGNLEFETHHGNKAVNDSMLEVKEYKPCDDRYIDYTPCQDQARAMTFPREDMNYRERHCPSEQEKLHCLIPAPKGYVTPFRWPKSRDYVPYANAPHKSLTVEKAVQNWVQYEGNVFKFPGGGTQFPHGADAYIEQLASVIPINDGTVRTALDTGCGVASWGAYLFKKNVITMSFAPRDSHEAQVQFALERGVPAVIGVLGTIKLPYPSRAFDMAHCSRCLIPWGANDGKYMMEVDRVLRPGGYWILSGPPINWRNSYQAWQRPKEELQEEQRKIEEIAELLCWEKKHEKGETAIWRKRINEDYCSRGDSRVTKCRSVDADNVWYKKMENCVTPYPETRSQEEVAGGELKPFPERLHAIPPRVDSGSIPGVSIDSFQEDNRLWKKHMSAYRRINKLLDSGRYRNVMDMNAGLGSFAAAFESPKLWVMNVMPTIADRDTLGVIFERGLIGIYHDWCEAFSTYPRTYDLIHAEGVFSLYKDKCNTEDILLEMDRILRPEGAVILRDHADVLTEVKRIIAGMRWNMKMYDHEDGPLVPEKILVAVKKYWVAGDKNSTFS from the exons ATGGTGACCAAAGGGAATCCTGGAGACAATAGGAATAAAAGCTCGGTGTCTACGTTCATTGTAGCTGGCCTTTGTTgtgtattttttcttttaggaGCATGGCAAAGGAGTGGCTCTGGGAAGGGAGACAACATAGCATATGAGATAACAAAAAATGCTAAAGCTTGCAGTATTCTAGGCAATTTAGAATTTGAAACACATCATGGCAATAAAGCAGTTAATGATTCAATGTTAGAAGTTAAGGAATATAAGCCTTGCGATGATCGATATATTGATTATACTCCGTGTCAAGATCAAGCGCGGGCAATGACATTTCCTCGGGAAGATATGAACTATAGGGAGAGGCATTGTCCATCAGAGCAAGAGAAACTTCATTGTCTTATTCCAGCCCCAAAAGGATATGTGACTCCTTTTAGATGGCCAAAGAGTCGTGACTATGTACCTTATGCAAATGCACCTCACAAGAGCTTGACTGTTGAGAAAGCAGTTCAGAACTGGGTTCAGTATGAAGGAAATGTGTTTAAATTCCCTGGTGGTGGAACACAATTCCCTCATGGTGCGGATGCATATATTGAACAACTAGCATCTGTAATTCCAATAAATGATGGAACAGTTAGAACTGCATTAGATACTGGATGTGGG GTAGCGAGTTGGGGTGCTTATCTGTTCAAGAAGAATGTTATAACCATGTCATTTGCACCGAGAGATTCACATGAAGCACAAGTTCAATTTGCTCTGGAAAGAGGTGTCCCAGCAGTTATTGGTGTACTTGGAACTATAAAGCTCCCGTACCCTTCCAGGGCATTTGATATGGCTCACTGTTCTCGTTGCTTGATTCCATGGGGAGCAAATG ATGGTAAATATATGATGGAAGTTGATCGAGTGCTTAGACCTGGAGGATATTGGATACTTTCTGGCCCTCCCATCAACTGGAGAAACAGTTATCAAGCATGGCAACGTCCTAAAGAAGAACTTCAGGAGGAACAGAGGAAGATTGAAGAGATCGCTGAACTGCTTTGTTGGGAAAAGAAGCATGAGAAGGGTGAAACTGCAATATGGAGGAAAAGAATAAATGAAGATTACTGCAGTCGTGGAGACTCTCGTGTTACCAAGTGCAGATCAGTGGATGCTGATAATGTTTG GTACAAGAAAATGGAGAATTGTGTGACACCCTATCCTGAGACAAGAAGTCAGGAAGAAGTTGCTGGTGGTGAATTGAAGCCTTTCCCGGAAAGACTTCATGCTATTCCTCCAAGAGTAGATAGTGGATCAATTCCTGGCGTGTCTATTGACTCATTTCAGGAGGACAACAGATTATGGAAGAAGCACATGAGTGCCTATAGAAGGATAAATAAGCTCCTTGATTCTGGGCGATACCGCAATGTGATGGATATGAATGCTGGCCTGGGTAGTTTTGCCGCAGCATTTGAATCCCCAAAACTATGGGTCATGAATGTTATGCCAACGATAGCTGACAGAGATACTTTAGGAGTAATTTTTGAGAGAGGATTGATTGGCATATACCATGATTG GTGCGAAGCCTTCTCCACTTATCCCAGGACGTATGACCTTATTCATGCCGAAGGAGTTTTCAGCTTGTACAAGGACAA ATGTAATACGGAAGATATTCTTTTAGAGATGGATCGAATCCTACGACCAGAAGGAGCGGTTATACTACGAGATCATGCTGATGTATTAACAGAGGTGAAGAGAATCATTGCAGGTATGAGGTGGAATATGAAAATGTATGATCATGAGGATGGCCCTTTGGTTCCCGAAAAGATATTAGTTGCTGTTAAAAAGTATTGGGTTGCTGGGGATAAAAACTCGACGTTTTCATAG
- the LOC113768066 gene encoding protein PHYTOCHROME KINASE SUBSTRATE 3-like, with protein sequence MEAEDNLANLRVASFSYYLKPGDQESFVQKISTRKEDPLPAVLSQETSIPITPGRAMPPLIRPPQSFNFSHPINISQDNTLSNHRFAASFSPHHLNGAQENFVFTVKAPVHDLNGELFLPRISPTHVERTNSTDNGEIGVFGADKYFNTRLDYAARMKPENRNEVPVDVPVVKPNLRPGTPSTSSEATSWNSQAALIRNLSQNVARARPRKAIARRIFGSLGCSGPCLGKGAVHMAENPGEDIGIASEEKVSQPGSKRIDSNHFAFPILNPDEAQNVTVKKQLDHEEKLEDYPRRSLEVFGYDRMKKGDIATNLARKLSMLTWDAIPKAPNLPTTTVGSITIGDDMTSDASSDLFEIEDISGAGYPILTTEAADNMSAGCVSPPTQYAPSEASIEWSVITASAADFSSVISDYDEKNIAISGDMIQSNTVNRNSSIQSPAGKEAQKIRPGGLLGCKSQKAVNVAETVHKTRVERLFQIP encoded by the exons ATGGAGGCAGAAGATAATCTAGCCAACCTTCGAGTTGCATCATTTTCTTACTACCTTAAGCCTGGTGATCAAGAAAGCTTTGTGCAGAAGATCAGTACTCGTAAGGAGGATCCTCTTCCTGCAGTCTTATCACAGGAAACTTCAATTCCAATAACTCCAGGAAGAGCAATGCCTCCTCTCATCAGACCGCCTCAAAGTTTCAACTTCTCACACCCTATCAACATAAGCCAAGATAATACTCTCTCCAATCACCGTTTTGCTGCTTCATTTTCTCCTCATCATCTCAATGGTGCACAAGAAAACTTCGTATTTACTGTCAAGGCGCCTGTTCATGATCTGAATGGAGAATTATTTCTGCCCCGAATATCTCCAACACATGTTGAAAGAACAAATTCAACGGATAATGGTGAAATCGGAGTCTTTGGTGCGGACAAATACTTCAACACGAGACTGGATTATGCTGCCAGGATGAAGCCTGAAAACAGAAATGAAGTACCAGTTGATGTTCCTGTGGTAAAACCAAACTTAAGGCCAGGAACTCCTAGTACATCTTCTGAAGCAACTAGCTGGAACAGTCAGGCTGCACTTATACGGAATCTTTCTCAAAACGTCGCTAGAGCAAGGCCAAGAAAGGCAATTGCAAGGAGAATTTTTGGCTCGTTGGGTTGCAGCGGACCTTGTTTGGGTAAAGGAGCCGTGCACATGGCAGAAAATCCAGGAGAAGACATTGGAATAGCGTCTGAAGAAAAAGTTTCTCAACCAGGATCAAAAAGAATAGATAGTAACCATTTTGCGTTCCCTATTCTTAATCCCGATGAGGCTCAAAATGTGACTGTTAAGAAGCAGTTGGATCATGAGGAGAAATTGGAAGATTATCCCCGAAGATCGCTGGAAGTATTTGGCTATGATAGAATGAAAAAGGGAGACATAGCAACAAATTTGGCTAGGAAACTTTCCATGCTAACATGGGATGCTATTCCTAAAGCCCCAAATCTTCCAACTACTACAGTTGGAAGTATAACAATAGGGGATGACATGACTAGTGATGCTAGCTCGGATTTATTCGAAATTGAGGACATATCTGGCGCTGGATATCCAATCTTGACTACGGAAGCAGCTGACAATATGTCTGCAGGTTGCGTGTCTCCACCAACACAATATGCACCAAGCGAGGCCAGCATCGAGTGGAGCGTTATCACGGCTAGTGCTGCAGATTTTTCATCTGTCATTTCAGATTATGATGAAAAGAATATTGCCATTTCAGGTGACATGATCCAATCAAATACAGTTAACAGAAACTCTAGTATACAAAGTCCAGCGGGCAAAGAGGCACAAAAAATCCGCCCTGGCGGACTTTTGGGATGCAAGAGTCAGAAAGCAGTGAATGTTGCTGAAACTGTGCACAAGACAAGGGTGGAAAG ATTGTTCCAGATTCCATAG